A single window of Streptomyces griseoviridis DNA harbors:
- a CDS encoding GtrA family protein yields MSARATAGRRELIGFACAGLLAYAADLALFSWLRGPAGLDPLTAKALSFVAGCSVAYAGNALGTYRDARPPGPRPYLVFLAVNVAGALVQLLCLAVSHYGLGLTSQRADTVSGAGVGMVLGTLLRFWGTRTWVFPSEGRVAPWTG; encoded by the coding sequence GTGAGCGCCCGCGCGACGGCCGGGCGCCGGGAGCTGATCGGCTTCGCCTGTGCCGGGCTGCTCGCCTACGCCGCCGACCTCGCCCTGTTCAGCTGGCTGCGCGGACCCGCGGGACTCGACCCGCTCACCGCCAAGGCGCTCTCCTTCGTCGCCGGCTGCTCGGTCGCCTACGCGGGCAACGCGCTCGGCACCTACCGGGACGCCCGCCCGCCGGGACCGCGCCCCTACCTCGTGTTCCTCGCGGTGAACGTCGCGGGCGCCCTGGTGCAGCTGCTGTGCCTGGCCGTCAGCCACTACGGCCTCGGTCTCACCTCGCAGCGCGCGGACACCGTCTCGGGCGCGGGCGTCGGCATGGTCCTCGGCACACTTCTGCGGTTCTGGGGTACCCGGACATGGGTGTTTCCGAGTGAGGGCAGAGTCGCACCATGGACTGGCTGA
- a CDS encoding YihY/virulence factor BrkB family protein: MDWLKKLPVVGPLLTRLMLTHAWRSYERLDRVKWARLAAAMTFISFIALFPLLTVAAAVAAATLSPARTQSLQNKIADQVPGISDQLDLNSLVQNAGTVGLIAGALLLFTGIGWVGSMRECLRAVWELPDKEENPLLRKAKDAGVLLGLGGALLATIAASAIASALVNWIGGQLGLEAGGVGRALLRTAAFAVAVLADFLLLLYVLTLLPGVEPARHRLLVAALTGAIGFELLKLLLSGYMQGVAGKSMYGAFGVPVALLLWINFTSKLVLFCAAWTATPSKEQDPELNQGTPDGGDDGQGGPAATVTDGSGGAPGPAVANGG; the protein is encoded by the coding sequence ATGGACTGGCTGAAAAAGCTCCCCGTCGTAGGGCCGCTGCTGACGCGGCTGATGCTCACCCATGCCTGGCGTTCCTACGAACGCCTCGACCGGGTGAAGTGGGCACGGCTGGCCGCGGCGATGACGTTCATCAGCTTCATCGCGCTGTTCCCGCTGCTCACCGTGGCCGCCGCGGTCGCCGCCGCCACGCTGAGCCCGGCCAGGACCCAGAGCCTCCAGAACAAGATCGCCGACCAGGTCCCTGGCATCTCCGACCAGCTCGACCTCAACAGCCTGGTGCAGAACGCGGGCACCGTCGGACTCATCGCGGGCGCCCTGCTGCTGTTCACCGGCATCGGCTGGGTCGGCTCGATGCGCGAGTGCCTGCGCGCGGTCTGGGAACTGCCCGACAAGGAGGAGAACCCGCTGCTGCGCAAGGCCAAGGACGCGGGCGTCCTGCTGGGCCTCGGCGGCGCGCTGCTGGCCACCATCGCCGCCTCCGCCATCGCCTCCGCGCTGGTCAACTGGATCGGCGGCCAGCTCGGCCTTGAGGCGGGCGGGGTGGGGCGGGCGCTGCTGCGGACCGCCGCGTTCGCCGTCGCCGTCCTGGCCGATTTCCTGCTCCTGCTGTACGTCCTCACGCTGCTGCCCGGCGTCGAACCGGCCAGGCACCGGCTGCTGGTGGCCGCGCTGACCGGCGCGATCGGCTTCGAGCTGCTGAAGCTGCTGCTGAGCGGCTACATGCAGGGGGTGGCGGGCAAGAGCATGTACGGCGCGTTCGGGGTGCCCGTCGCCCTGCTCCTGTGGATCAACTTCACGTCGAAACTCGTCCTGTTCTGCGCGGCCTGGACGGCCACGCCGAGCAAGGAGCAGGACCCGGAGCTGAACCAGGGCACCCCCGACGGCGGCGACGACGGTCAGGGCGGCCCCGCCGCCACCGTCACGGACGGGAGCGGCGGCGCACCAGGTCCGGCAGTGGCCAACGGCGGTTGA
- a CDS encoding D-alanyl-D-alanine carboxypeptidase family protein, translating into MPAPHRTVRRSLLVTSAALSSLALTAPAALAAPGPSTSPSATPPAHMSSVGGARLGQPGAQADLGDGAPVLPKGLTARSWIVADAESGEVLAAQNAHWRLPPASTMKMLFADTVLPKFPKSEKHTVVPADLAGIGAGSSMVGIKEGETYTVHDLWLGVFLRSGNDAVHVLSAMNDGVDNTVREMNEHAEELQALDTHVVSPDGYDAPEQVSSAYDLTLVARSGLQKKDFREYCSTVRAKFPGDTEKKKGKEVRGTFEIQNTNRLLSGDSDISVYQGIAGVKNGNTTNAGATFTGVAERDGRVLLVTVMNPAKNEHNEIYKETASLFDWGFKAAGKARPVGELVAPRSAAGATAQPGSTASPGEAGGAADTASAQAAGDRSGSGGMGMALALAGGALVVLAAAAFLVNRRWPLPDLVRRRSRP; encoded by the coding sequence GTGCCCGCACCCCACCGGACCGTCAGGCGATCCCTGCTGGTCACCTCCGCCGCCCTGTCGTCGCTCGCGCTGACCGCGCCCGCCGCGCTCGCGGCCCCCGGCCCGTCCACGAGCCCCTCGGCCACCCCGCCCGCGCACATGTCGTCGGTGGGCGGCGCCCGGCTCGGACAGCCGGGCGCCCAGGCCGATCTGGGCGACGGCGCCCCGGTGCTGCCGAAGGGGCTGACCGCGCGGTCCTGGATCGTCGCGGACGCCGAGTCGGGCGAGGTGCTGGCCGCGCAGAACGCGCACTGGCGGCTGCCGCCTGCGAGCACCATGAAGATGCTGTTCGCGGACACCGTCCTGCCGAAGTTCCCGAAGTCCGAGAAGCACACGGTGGTGCCGGCCGACCTCGCGGGCATCGGCGCCGGTTCCAGCATGGTGGGGATAAAGGAGGGCGAGACGTACACGGTCCACGATCTGTGGCTGGGCGTCTTCCTGCGCTCGGGCAACGACGCCGTGCACGTGCTGTCGGCGATGAACGACGGCGTCGACAACACCGTCCGGGAGATGAACGAGCACGCCGAGGAGTTGCAGGCGCTCGACACCCACGTGGTCAGCCCGGACGGCTACGACGCGCCGGAGCAGGTGTCGTCGGCGTACGACCTGACGCTCGTGGCGCGCTCCGGGCTGCAGAAGAAGGACTTCCGCGAGTACTGCTCGACGGTGCGCGCGAAATTCCCCGGCGACACCGAGAAGAAGAAGGGCAAGGAGGTCCGCGGGACCTTCGAGATCCAGAACACCAACCGGCTGCTGAGCGGCGACTCCGACATCTCCGTCTACCAGGGCATCGCGGGCGTCAAGAACGGCAACACCACCAACGCGGGCGCGACCTTCACCGGGGTCGCCGAGCGCGACGGCCGGGTGCTGCTCGTCACCGTGATGAACCCGGCGAAGAACGAGCACAACGAGATCTACAAGGAGACCGCGAGCCTCTTCGACTGGGGCTTCAAGGCGGCCGGAAAGGCCCGGCCGGTGGGCGAGCTGGTGGCGCCCCGCAGCGCCGCCGGCGCCACCGCGCAGCCGGGCTCCACCGCGTCGCCCGGCGAGGCCGGCGGCGCCGCCGACACGGCGTCCGCGCAGGCCGCGGGCGACCGGTCGGGCTCGGGCGGCATGGGGATGGCGCTGGCTCTGGCGGGCGGCGCGCTGGTGGTGCTCGCCGCCGCCGCGTTCCTGGTCAACCGCCGTTGGCCACTGCCGGACCTGGTGCGCCGCCGCTCCCGTCCGTGA
- a CDS encoding SCO4848 family membrane protein — MKLSRPVSWFLLAFGVWSWVIWVTFVKNLIKDGSGLAFEDGHPTAYFWVHLTLAVVSFVLGTVVGGIGLRGVRALRRMS; from the coding sequence ATGAAGCTCAGCCGCCCGGTCTCCTGGTTCCTGCTCGCCTTCGGGGTGTGGAGCTGGGTCATCTGGGTCACTTTCGTCAAAAACCTGATCAAGGACGGCAGCGGGCTCGCCTTCGAGGACGGTCACCCGACGGCGTACTTCTGGGTGCATCTGACGCTCGCCGTCGTCTCCTTCGTACTGGGGACGGTCGTCGGCGGCATCGGGTTGCGCGGAGTGCGCGCACTGCGCCGCATGTCATAG
- a CDS encoding metallophosphoesterase: MVIVFVLLALAVLVGGNWYVWRRLFRDTTRAPGAVRRAGAAVVVGGWALAVGALVAERAGAPFWLQRTLGWPGFLWLALCVYLLLAVLAGEAVRPLLTRLPARRRPTADAVTATASQVSPADGKAGADRSTVTVGPDRPATDPATDPDPAPTPAPADVSRRLFVSRVVAGAAGAVAVGTVGYGTYGVLRGPRIKRVTVPLAKLPRAAHGYRIAVVSDIHLGPVLGRGFTQGIVDTINAAQPDLVAVVGDLVDGSVRDLGPAAAPLAGLDAPSYFVTGNHEYFSGAAQWVEEVRRLGLVPLENARTELPWFDLAGVNDIAGESEGQGPDFAKALGDRDPARACVLLAHQPVQIHQAVDHGVDLQLSGHTHGGQLWPGNLIAAAANPTVAGLDRYGDTQLYVSRGAGAWGPPTRVGAPSDITMIQLASTHA; encoded by the coding sequence GTGGTCATCGTCTTCGTCCTGCTCGCGCTCGCCGTCCTGGTGGGCGGCAACTGGTACGTCTGGAGACGCCTGTTCCGCGACACCACCCGGGCGCCGGGCGCGGTGCGCAGGGCGGGCGCGGCGGTCGTCGTGGGCGGCTGGGCCCTGGCGGTCGGCGCCCTGGTCGCCGAGCGCGCGGGGGCGCCGTTCTGGCTCCAGCGCACCCTCGGCTGGCCGGGCTTCCTCTGGCTTGCCCTCTGCGTGTACCTGCTGCTCGCCGTCCTCGCGGGCGAGGCGGTACGGCCCCTGCTGACCCGCCTGCCCGCCCGCCGCCGGCCGACGGCGGACGCCGTGACGGCGACGGCCTCCCAGGTATCCCCGGCCGACGGGAAGGCGGGCGCCGACAGGAGCACCGTCACCGTAGGACCGGACCGCCCCGCCACCGACCCGGCCACCGACCCCGACCCCGCCCCCACGCCCGCCCCCGCCGATGTCTCCCGCCGTCTCTTCGTCTCCCGGGTCGTCGCCGGGGCGGCGGGCGCGGTGGCCGTCGGGACCGTCGGGTACGGGACGTACGGGGTGCTGCGCGGGCCCCGGATCAAGCGGGTCACCGTGCCGCTCGCGAAGCTTCCGCGCGCCGCGCACGGCTACCGGATCGCCGTCGTCAGCGACATCCACCTGGGGCCGGTCCTGGGGCGCGGGTTCACCCAGGGGATCGTCGACACGATCAACGCGGCCCAGCCCGACCTCGTCGCGGTCGTCGGCGACCTCGTCGACGGCAGTGTGCGCGACCTCGGGCCCGCGGCGGCGCCGCTCGCCGGGCTCGACGCGCCCAGCTACTTCGTCACCGGCAACCACGAGTACTTCTCCGGTGCCGCGCAGTGGGTCGAGGAGGTGCGGCGGCTGGGGCTCGTGCCGCTGGAGAACGCGCGCACCGAGCTGCCGTGGTTCGACCTGGCGGGCGTCAACGACATCGCGGGCGAGAGCGAGGGCCAGGGGCCCGACTTCGCCAAGGCGCTCGGCGACCGCGACCCGGCCCGCGCCTGTGTGCTCCTCGCCCACCAGCCGGTCCAGATCCACCAGGCCGTCGACCACGGCGTGGACCTCCAGCTCTCCGGACACACCCACGGCGGCCAGCTCTGGCCGGGCAACCTCATCGCGGCGGCGGCCAATCCGACCGTCGCGGGACTCGACCGCTACGGCGACACCCAGCTCTACGTCAGCCGGGGCGCGGGCGCCTGGGGGCCGCCGACCCGGGTCGGCGCGCCGTCGGACATCACCATGATCCAGCTCGCCTCCACGCACGCCTGA
- a CDS encoding ABC transporter substrate-binding protein, producing the protein MRSVRTRIIATLVVLAAAGVGGWQLLPRQQDTEKRITVGTTDAVTALDPAGAYDAGSWALYSNVFQSLLTFEPGAAQPVPDAARDCAFDGTDLKTYSCTLRAGLTFPSGRAMTAEDVKFSFDRVRAINADVGPSSLLSTLKSVSADGLKVTFRLSSPDATFPFKVATGAGSIVDREKYPRNALRTGTSVDGTGPYALTSYSKGQKAVLTPNSRYKGDLKDTGRPVELRYYADAKALRRAWEDKAIDVATRQLPPTTLSKLSASDPDQRVSESDSSETRNLYLNTRASSPLHDTRIRQAIAWLINREQLAATVYEGTVDPLYSLIPTGITGHTTSFFDAYPRQDVDKARSLLDQAGVSTPVAFTYGYAQGRGAAGPEAEDIKKQLEATGLFKVTVKGYEWTDFQKRWSGGKLDAYAVGWVADYPDPDTFGGPLVGTGSTMNTGYSDKGVDRLVRSSQQYADRGDATADFRTLQADIARDVPVIPLWQGKEYVLSSEAVGGGQYLSDGTGIFRLWSLDWI; encoded by the coding sequence ATGCGTTCGGTGCGCACGCGGATCATCGCGACGCTTGTGGTACTCGCGGCTGCCGGAGTGGGCGGCTGGCAACTGCTGCCCCGGCAGCAGGACACGGAGAAGAGGATCACGGTCGGCACGACCGACGCGGTCACCGCGCTCGACCCGGCGGGCGCCTACGACGCCGGCTCCTGGGCGCTGTACAGCAACGTCTTCCAGTCACTGCTGACGTTCGAACCGGGAGCCGCCCAGCCGGTCCCCGACGCGGCCCGCGACTGCGCCTTCGACGGCACCGACCTGAAGACGTACAGCTGCACCCTGCGGGCGGGGCTCACCTTCCCGAGCGGGCGTGCGATGACCGCCGAGGACGTCAAGTTCTCCTTCGACCGGGTCCGCGCGATCAACGCCGACGTCGGCCCTTCGTCCCTGCTGAGCACCCTCAAGTCGGTGTCGGCGGACGGCCTGAAGGTCACCTTCCGGCTGTCGTCGCCCGACGCCACCTTCCCGTTCAAGGTGGCCACCGGCGCGGGATCGATCGTCGACCGGGAGAAGTACCCGAGGAACGCCCTGCGCACCGGCACCTCCGTCGACGGCACGGGACCGTACGCCCTCACCTCGTACAGCAAGGGCCAGAAGGCCGTCCTCACGCCCAACAGCCGCTACAAGGGCGACCTCAAGGACACCGGGCGGCCCGTCGAGCTGCGTTACTACGCCGACGCGAAGGCCCTGCGCCGCGCCTGGGAGGACAAGGCGATCGACGTCGCCACCCGCCAGCTGCCGCCCACGACGCTCTCCAAGCTGTCCGCGAGCGACCCCGACCAGCGGGTCTCGGAGTCCGACAGCTCCGAGACCCGCAACCTCTACCTCAACACCCGCGCCTCCTCGCCCCTGCACGACACCCGGATCAGGCAGGCCATCGCCTGGCTGATCAACCGCGAGCAACTGGCCGCGACCGTCTACGAAGGCACCGTCGACCCGCTCTACTCGCTCATCCCGACCGGCATCACCGGCCACACCACGTCCTTCTTCGACGCCTACCCCAGGCAGGACGTGGACAAGGCGCGGTCGCTGCTCGACCAGGCCGGGGTGAGCACGCCCGTCGCGTTCACCTACGGCTACGCGCAGGGGCGCGGCGCCGCGGGGCCCGAGGCCGAGGACATCAAGAAGCAGCTGGAGGCGACCGGCCTCTTCAAGGTGACGGTCAAGGGCTACGAGTGGACCGACTTCCAGAAGCGGTGGTCGGGCGGCAAGCTCGACGCGTACGCCGTCGGCTGGGTCGCCGACTACCCCGACCCCGACACCTTCGGCGGCCCCCTGGTCGGCACCGGATCGACCATGAACACCGGCTACAGCGACAAGGGCGTCGACCGGCTGGTGCGCTCCAGCCAGCAGTACGCCGACCGCGGCGACGCCACCGCCGACTTCCGCACCCTCCAGGCGGACATCGCCCGTGACGTGCCGGTCATCCCGCTCTGGCAGGGCAAGGAGTACGTGCTCAGCAGCGAGGCGGTCGGCGGCGGCCAGTACCTGTCCGACGGCACCGGCATCTTCCGGCTCTGGTCGCTCGACTGGATCTGA
- a CDS encoding sensor histidine kinase, producing MRFAIPGCGGGIHSLRVKLTLANVALLALGIVATTAVSLMGMRYYLLGQVDTELVKLRDSLAGSRLTVRQIDSLSALGFIRDRIASDGGPTRERPAPDSIFAAVDDEGRAIGLFGVRPTEAQTALAHAVPDSGALARAADPGDVRVEDAAYRVTAVALADGSYVLMATSTEALHAGMAKALKLDLAVGTLLLAVLACLTLFSVRLRMVPLEAMVETSSAIAEGDLTRRVPSSHHPTREVEQLRLSLNAMLHQVESAYRTRERSAAQLRRFVADASHELRTPLSAIRGYLQLYERGMLTDPAQRERAWGRVLAETDRMGHLVDELLTLARLDQQPELRFRTVDLSRLVRDAAEDLRVQQPGRPVTVGADGSLLVRADESGLRKVLGNLTGNVRTHTAADVPVRLGLDRADGLVHIRVEDDGPGLAEEDAARVFDRFFRAGGGAGSGLGLAIVQGVVHAHGGEVTVRTAPGEGLAVTVTLPAQAAARS from the coding sequence GTGAGGTTCGCGATCCCCGGCTGCGGTGGCGGCATCCACTCGCTGCGGGTCAAACTGACCCTGGCCAACGTGGCGTTGCTCGCCCTCGGCATCGTCGCGACCACCGCCGTCAGCCTGATGGGGATGCGCTACTACCTGCTCGGGCAGGTCGACACCGAGCTGGTCAAGTTGCGTGACTCGCTGGCCGGTTCGCGGCTGACCGTGCGGCAGATCGACTCGCTCAGCGCCCTCGGGTTCATCCGCGACCGGATCGCGTCGGACGGCGGCCCCACCCGCGAACGCCCCGCCCCCGACTCGATCTTCGCCGCCGTCGACGACGAGGGCCGGGCCATCGGCCTCTTCGGGGTGCGGCCGACCGAGGCGCAGACCGCGCTGGCGCACGCGGTCCCCGACAGCGGGGCGCTCGCCCGCGCCGCCGACCCCGGTGACGTGCGGGTCGAGGACGCCGCCTACCGGGTCACCGCGGTGGCCCTGGCCGACGGCAGCTACGTGCTGATGGCGACCTCGACCGAGGCGCTGCACGCGGGCATGGCCAAGGCGCTCAAGCTCGACCTGGCCGTCGGCACCCTGCTGCTCGCCGTGCTGGCGTGCCTGACGCTGTTCAGCGTGCGGCTGCGCATGGTGCCGCTGGAGGCGATGGTGGAGACGTCGTCGGCCATCGCGGAGGGCGACCTGACCCGGCGGGTGCCCTCCAGCCACCATCCGACGCGTGAGGTCGAGCAGTTGCGGCTGTCGCTGAACGCGATGCTGCACCAGGTCGAGTCGGCGTACCGCACCCGGGAGCGCAGCGCGGCCCAGCTGCGCCGGTTCGTCGCGGACGCCTCGCACGAGCTGCGCACCCCGCTGTCCGCGATACGCGGCTACCTCCAGCTGTACGAGCGGGGCATGCTGACCGATCCGGCGCAGCGCGAGCGGGCCTGGGGGCGGGTGCTGGCGGAGACCGACCGGATGGGGCACCTGGTGGACGAGCTGCTCACCCTGGCCCGCCTCGACCAGCAGCCCGAACTGCGGTTCCGCACGGTCGACCTGAGCCGGCTGGTGCGGGACGCGGCGGAGGACCTGCGGGTGCAGCAGCCCGGCCGGCCGGTGACGGTCGGCGCCGACGGCTCGCTGCTGGTGCGCGCCGACGAGTCGGGGCTGCGCAAGGTGCTCGGCAACCTGACGGGCAACGTGCGCACCCACACGGCCGCCGACGTGCCGGTGCGGCTCGGGCTCGACCGGGCGGACGGCCTGGTGCACATCCGGGTCGAGGACGACGGCCCGGGACTCGCCGAGGAGGACGCGGCCCGGGTCTTCGACCGGTTCTTCCGGGCCGGCGGCGGCGCGGGCAGCGGCCTGGGCCTGGCGATCGTGCAGGGGGTGGTGCACGCGCACGGCGGCGAGGTGACCGTCCGCACGGCGCCCGGCGAGGGGCTCGCGGTGACGGTCACGCTGCCGGCGCAGGCGGCCGCCCGGTCGTGA
- a CDS encoding response regulator transcription factor, producing the protein MTTAPGTVLVVEDEPSIADVLTIALRYHRFEVMTAGTVREARALAERTRPDAALLDVMLPDGDGRALGRELRSRQPELALVFVTARDSPAEIVGALGFGDDYITKPFNIDEVVARVTAVLRRTRTADVLPERPPLRYGDLELDETTYSAHRAGRSVELTPTEYALLRFLVRNGGRVVPKDQLLRHVWQYEHTPPESTVVETYISYLRRKLDALGPPLITTRRGVGYGLA; encoded by the coding sequence ATGACGACGGCTCCAGGCACCGTGCTGGTGGTGGAGGACGAGCCGAGCATCGCGGACGTCCTCACCATCGCCCTGCGCTACCACCGCTTCGAGGTGATGACCGCGGGCACCGTCCGTGAGGCCCGCGCGCTAGCCGAGCGCACCCGGCCCGACGCGGCGCTGCTCGACGTGATGCTCCCGGACGGTGACGGCCGCGCCCTCGGCCGTGAACTGCGCTCCCGTCAGCCGGAGTTGGCGCTGGTCTTCGTCACCGCCCGGGACTCGCCCGCGGAGATCGTCGGCGCCCTCGGCTTCGGCGACGACTACATCACCAAGCCGTTCAACATCGACGAGGTGGTCGCCCGGGTCACCGCCGTGCTGCGCCGCACCCGCACCGCGGACGTGCTGCCCGAGCGGCCGCCGCTGCGCTACGGCGACCTGGAGCTGGACGAGACGACGTACTCGGCGCACCGCGCGGGCCGCTCGGTGGAGCTGACCCCCACCGAGTACGCGCTGCTGCGGTTCCTGGTGCGCAACGGCGGCCGGGTCGTGCCCAAGGACCAACTCCTGCGCCATGTCTGGCAGTACGAGCACACCCCGCCCGAATCGACCGTCGTGGAGACCTACATCAGCTATCTGCGGCGCAAACTGGACGCCCTGGGGCCGCCGTTGATCACCACCAGGCGCGGTGTCGGATACGGGCTGGCGTGA
- a CDS encoding MMPL family transporter yields the protein MWVGALCGLGVSASAAGTEYANVFSLPDTDSKRAYDLLAKAFPDTSGDSDTVVWKVDDGSVGDRAVRDRVEPALDRIARMPGVGAVASPYAGDRGAAQISRDGTIAYAQVTFTQRADEIPKRLVQDVVDTARDARRDGLDVELGGQAIQRVQEPPSGLAEIVGLAAAAVVLFLAFGSLFAMLLPIAVAVFGVGTGLFTTQLLSHSTDIPDLAPLLASLIGLGVGIDYALFIVTRHRRGLLRGLDPEESAVVALNTSGRAVLFAGGTVCIALAGMLVTGLRFLDGVVIATSLTVVLSVLAATTLLPALLGFLGPRVLSRAQRGTLAERGPRAEPERAGGLAARWSLGVQRRPRRTALLAAVAMAVLALPVLSLRLGATDQGNDDASTTTRKAYDLLAEGFGPGFNGPLQVVSSGGDSAALVKGVEATAGVARVTVLPPAGGVTLIQVVPTTSPQSERTDQLIDTLRDRVIPAAGADAHVGGVTAVSKDFATVTGDRLPLFVLTIIGLGFLLLLIAFRSLVVPLTAAVMNLLAAAASFGVLVAVFQWGWGLDLLGLGREGPINAFLPVIMLSLLFGLSMDYQVFLVSRMHEEWAHTRDNARAVRVGLAETSRVINSAALIMVCVFLAFVLSGDGSAATAGVGLAAAVALDAFILRTALVPAVMHLLGAANWWLPGRLDRWLPHLAVEPAEKPEPAPAPTEATPADGPASVVHGFVRTDEGDPVEGASVTLLSRGGRPLDRVTSLADGSYIVSVPGPGAYLLAVTSAAHGSRARHVVVTDGPLVQDVELTGDEVDSARP from the coding sequence ATGTGGGTGGGGGCGCTCTGCGGGCTCGGGGTGTCCGCCTCGGCCGCGGGCACGGAGTACGCGAACGTCTTCTCGCTGCCCGACACGGACTCCAAGCGCGCCTACGACCTGCTGGCGAAGGCGTTCCCCGACACCTCGGGGGACAGCGACACGGTGGTCTGGAAGGTCGACGACGGCTCGGTCGGCGACCGGGCGGTCCGCGACCGCGTCGAGCCCGCCCTCGACCGGATCGCGCGGATGCCGGGCGTCGGCGCGGTCGCCAGCCCCTACGCCGGGGACCGCGGCGCCGCCCAGATCAGCCGGGACGGCACCATCGCCTACGCGCAGGTGACCTTCACCCAGCGTGCCGACGAGATCCCCAAGCGGCTGGTCCAGGACGTCGTCGACACCGCGAGGGACGCCCGACGCGACGGCCTCGACGTCGAGTTGGGCGGCCAGGCGATCCAGCGCGTGCAGGAACCGCCCAGCGGGCTCGCCGAGATCGTCGGCCTGGCCGCGGCGGCCGTCGTGCTGTTCCTGGCGTTCGGCTCGCTCTTCGCGATGCTGCTGCCGATCGCGGTCGCGGTCTTCGGCGTCGGCACCGGCCTGTTCACCACCCAACTCCTCAGCCACAGCACCGACATCCCCGACCTCGCGCCGCTGCTCGCCTCGCTGATCGGCCTCGGCGTCGGCATCGACTACGCCCTGTTCATCGTCACCCGGCACCGGCGCGGCCTGCTGCGCGGCCTCGACCCCGAGGAGTCGGCGGTCGTCGCCCTCAACACCTCGGGCCGGGCCGTGCTGTTCGCGGGCGGCACGGTCTGCATCGCGCTCGCCGGGATGCTGGTGACCGGCCTGCGGTTCCTGGACGGCGTGGTCATCGCCACCTCGCTGACCGTCGTGCTGAGCGTCCTGGCCGCCACCACCCTGCTGCCCGCGCTGCTCGGCTTCCTCGGCCCGCGGGTGCTCAGCCGCGCCCAGCGCGGGACCCTGGCCGAGCGGGGACCGCGGGCGGAGCCGGAGCGGGCGGGCGGCCTCGCGGCCCGCTGGTCGCTGGGCGTGCAGAGGCGTCCGCGCCGGACCGCGCTGCTCGCGGCGGTCGCCATGGCCGTCCTCGCGCTGCCGGTGCTCTCGCTGCGGCTCGGCGCCACCGACCAGGGCAACGACGACGCGTCGACGACCACCAGGAAGGCGTACGATCTGCTCGCCGAGGGCTTCGGGCCCGGCTTCAACGGGCCGCTCCAGGTGGTCAGTTCGGGCGGCGACAGCGCCGCGCTCGTCAAGGGCGTCGAGGCGACGGCGGGGGTGGCCAGGGTGACCGTGCTGCCGCCGGCCGGCGGGGTCACCCTGATCCAGGTCGTGCCGACCACGTCACCGCAGTCGGAGCGGACGGACCAGCTGATCGACACCCTGCGCGACCGGGTCATCCCGGCGGCCGGGGCGGACGCGCACGTCGGCGGGGTGACGGCGGTCTCCAAGGACTTCGCGACGGTCACGGGGGACCGGTTGCCGCTGTTCGTCCTCACCATCATCGGCCTCGGCTTCCTGCTGCTGCTGATCGCCTTCAGGTCCCTGGTGGTGCCGCTGACGGCGGCCGTGATGAACCTGCTCGCCGCCGCGGCCTCGTTCGGGGTGCTCGTCGCGGTCTTCCAGTGGGGGTGGGGGCTCGACCTGCTGGGGCTCGGCAGGGAGGGCCCGATCAACGCCTTCCTGCCGGTCATCATGTTGTCGCTGCTGTTCGGGCTCTCCATGGACTACCAGGTCTTCCTGGTCAGCCGGATGCACGAGGAGTGGGCGCACACCCGGGACAACGCGCGCGCCGTGCGGGTGGGGCTCGCCGAGACCAGCCGGGTCATCAACTCCGCCGCCCTCATCATGGTCTGCGTGTTCCTGGCGTTCGTCCTCAGCGGCGACGGCAGCGCCGCCACGGCGGGCGTCGGGCTCGCGGCGGCGGTCGCGCTCGACGCGTTCATCCTGCGCACCGCGCTGGTGCCGGCCGTGATGCATCTGCTCGGCGCCGCCAACTGGTGGCTGCCCGGCCGGCTGGACAGGTGGCTGCCGCACCTCGCCGTGGAGCCGGCCGAGAAGCCCGAACCCGCCCCCGCGCCCACCGAGGCGACCCCGGCCGACGGGCCCGCCTCGGTGGTGCACGGCTTCGTCCGCACCGACGAGGGCGACCCGGTCGAGGGCGCGTCGGTCACCCTGCTGTCGCGGGGCGGACGCCCACTGGACCGGGTGACCTCGCTGGCCGACGGCTCGTACATCGTGTCGGTGCCAGGACCGGGCGCCTACCTGCTGGCGGTCACCTCGGCCGCCCACGGCTCCCGCGCCCGGCACGTGGTGGTGACGGACGGCCCCCTGGTCCAGGACGTGGAACTGACCGGCGACGAGGTGGACTCGGCCAGGCCCTAA